A DNA window from Brenneria izadpanahii contains the following coding sequences:
- the glrR gene encoding two-component system response regulator GlrR, translating into MTARKAANLLLVDDDPSLLKLLGMRLTSEGFSVMTAESGQEALRLLAKEQFDLVISDLRMDEMDGMALFSEIQRYQPGMPVIILTAHGSIPDAVAATQQGVFSFLTKPVDRDALYKAIDEALALSAPVGDEGWRETIVTRSPLMLRLLEQAKMVAQSDVSVLINGQSGTGKEVLAQAIHAASPRAKKAFIAINCGALPEPLLESELFGHAKGAFTGAVSSREGLFQAAEGGTLFLDEIGDMPISLQVKLLRVLQERKVRPLGSNRDLDIDVRIISATHRDLPKAMEKGEFREDLYYRLNVVNMKLPALHERAEDIPLLANHLLRESAARHKPFVRSFSTDAMKRLMTASWPGNVRQLVNVIEQCVALTSAPVIGEALVIQALEGENTALPTFVEARHQFELNYLRKLLQIAKGNVTQAARMAGRNRTEFYKLLGRHELDANDFKE; encoded by the coding sequence ATGACAGCCCGGAAAGCGGCGAATTTGTTACTGGTGGACGACGACCCCAGCCTGTTAAAGCTATTAGGGATGCGTCTGACCAGCGAAGGTTTCAGCGTAATGACGGCGGAAAGCGGTCAGGAAGCGTTGCGCCTGCTAGCCAAAGAGCAGTTCGATCTGGTGATTAGCGATCTCCGCATGGATGAGATGGACGGTATGGCGCTCTTTTCTGAAATACAGCGCTATCAACCGGGAATGCCCGTTATTATTCTGACGGCCCATGGTTCTATTCCTGACGCGGTGGCGGCAACCCAGCAAGGGGTGTTCAGTTTCCTGACTAAACCGGTCGATCGCGACGCCTTATACAAGGCCATTGATGAAGCCCTGGCTTTATCCGCGCCGGTCGGGGATGAAGGCTGGCGTGAAACCATTGTAACCCGCAGCCCGTTGATGCTGCGCCTGTTGGAGCAGGCCAAGATGGTCGCTCAGTCGGATGTCAGCGTGTTGATTAATGGCCAGAGCGGTACCGGGAAAGAGGTGTTGGCCCAGGCGATTCATGCCGCCAGCCCGCGGGCGAAAAAAGCGTTTATCGCCATCAACTGCGGCGCGCTGCCAGAGCCGCTGTTGGAATCGGAATTATTCGGTCACGCTAAAGGCGCATTCACCGGCGCGGTCAGCAGCCGGGAAGGGCTTTTTCAGGCGGCTGAAGGCGGCACGCTGTTTTTGGATGAGATTGGCGATATGCCGATTTCTTTACAGGTCAAACTGCTGCGGGTTTTACAGGAGCGTAAAGTACGCCCGCTGGGCAGCAACCGCGATCTGGATATTGATGTGCGGATTATCTCCGCCACCCATCGTGATTTGCCTAAAGCCATGGAAAAAGGCGAATTCCGCGAAGATCTCTATTATCGGCTGAACGTCGTCAATATGAAGCTGCCCGCTCTGCACGAACGGGCGGAGGACATCCCGCTATTGGCCAATCATCTGCTGCGTGAGTCGGCCGCCAGGCATAAGCCCTTTGTGCGATCTTTCTCAACGGATGCCATGAAGCGGTTGATGACGGCAAGCTGGCCGGGTAATGTCCGGCAACTGGTTAATGTGATTGAACAGTGCGTTGCGCTGACCAGCGCCCCGGTGATCGGCGAAGCGTTGGTCATACAGGCGCTGGAAGGTGAAAATACCGCGTTACCGACGTTTGTCGAGGCCCGCCATCAGTTCGAATTGAACTACCTGCGTAAACTGTTACAGATAGCCAAAGGCAATGTCACTCAGGCGGCGCGTATGGCGGGGCGTAACCGGACGGAATTTTATAAACTGCTGGGGCGTCATGAACTGGACGCCAACGATTTTAAAGAATAG
- the glnB gene encoding nitrogen regulatory protein P-II — MKKIDAIIKPFKLDDVREALAEVGITGMTVTEVKGFGRQKGHTELYRGAEYMVDFLPKVKIEIIVGDDIVDTCVETIMHTAQTGKIGDGKIFVFDVARVVRIRTGEEDEEAI, encoded by the coding sequence ATGAAAAAAATTGATGCGATTATTAAGCCGTTCAAACTGGACGATGTTCGTGAGGCGTTAGCTGAAGTGGGCATCACCGGGATGACGGTAACGGAAGTGAAAGGGTTTGGCCGTCAGAAAGGCCATACCGAGCTTTATCGTGGCGCTGAGTATATGGTCGACTTTCTGCCCAAGGTGAAAATTGAGATCATTGTGGGCGATGATATTGTCGATACCTGCGTGGAAACCATCATGCATACGGCGCAGACCGGTAAAATCGGTGACGGCAAAATCTTCGTCTTTGATGTCGCCCGCGTCGTACGTATCCGTACCGGTGAAGAAGATGAAGAAGCGATCTGA
- the paeY gene encoding pectin acetylesterase PaeY gives MLKRFSGGMAFAILFSSPWLLAHAASSAAAQNTKQQSAIETLASIKLEDKTTLTGRVTHREIHLPAIIIIRDQQGQRRQAQTDEEGKYHIDVSGLSSPLRLLAIESGGTNCQLDNVPRAICLNALAPTLQSGDDNIININPLTDRIVSDVAVAAGYIGPQQLTDDATPPKLDNAALKKAYAAFHTGFNSALKQAGVAAPARFDPLTYPAVQQDTVSKIINVINHNRDYDNNTGYSGHTVLTDSVFRPIAGLYGQGAYEPLDYQFARQHLDAIQKAQTRIFLVGDATAATYEKARLPRMGWGQVFEQQFRSDSGVKVVNGSRAGRGSRDYFYEGWFRQMQPLMKAGDFLFIQMGHNDQNCDSARPERGAADVANLCTYPNDAAGKTQSPPGKSDMSFQTSLERYINFARQHQLTPVLLTPTTRVRTADGKIGTPVVHNHFTTQNAEGGYAFVGDYSQTIKNTAAANKVILLDIEPATIALANQGNSNHWKQYWLAADPAHYPFYRNQIGSAAKPDPTNFQKKGAVAVSGIIAEAIRKTPELKTLADKLIGSGKK, from the coding sequence ATGTTAAAACGTTTTTCTGGTGGTATGGCCTTCGCAATATTATTTTCCTCACCCTGGTTACTGGCACACGCCGCATCATCCGCCGCCGCGCAAAATACAAAACAACAAAGCGCTATCGAAACATTAGCCAGCATTAAGCTAGAAGATAAAACCACCCTGACGGGCCGCGTAACACACCGTGAAATTCACCTGCCCGCAATCATCATTATCCGCGATCAGCAGGGCCAACGCAGACAGGCGCAAACCGATGAAGAAGGGAAATATCATATTGATGTGTCAGGATTATCATCACCGCTGCGCCTTTTGGCCATCGAATCCGGCGGCACCAATTGCCAGCTCGACAATGTTCCTCGGGCGATTTGCCTGAATGCGCTGGCTCCTACGCTGCAATCCGGCGATGATAATATTATCAATATCAATCCGTTGACCGACCGTATCGTCTCTGACGTTGCCGTCGCCGCGGGTTATATCGGCCCGCAGCAGTTGACTGACGACGCGACGCCGCCAAAGCTGGATAACGCCGCCTTGAAAAAGGCGTATGCCGCTTTCCACACGGGATTTAATTCAGCATTGAAACAGGCCGGCGTTGCCGCGCCCGCGCGTTTCGATCCGCTGACCTACCCCGCCGTCCAGCAAGACACCGTCAGCAAAATTATCAATGTGATTAACCACAATCGTGATTATGACAATAACACCGGCTATTCGGGACATACCGTGCTGACCGACAGCGTTTTTCGGCCAATCGCGGGCCTATACGGACAAGGCGCCTATGAACCTCTGGATTATCAATTTGCCCGCCAGCATCTGGATGCGATCCAGAAAGCGCAGACCCGGATTTTCCTGGTGGGAGACGCTACCGCGGCGACTTATGAAAAGGCCCGCTTGCCGCGTATGGGATGGGGTCAAGTGTTTGAACAGCAGTTCCGTAGCGATAGCGGAGTAAAAGTCGTTAATGGTTCCCGCGCCGGGCGCGGTTCACGCGATTATTTCTACGAAGGCTGGTTTCGCCAGATGCAGCCGCTGATGAAAGCGGGCGATTTCCTTTTCATCCAAATGGGTCACAATGACCAGAATTGCGATAGCGCCAGACCAGAACGCGGCGCGGCCGATGTCGCCAACTTATGCACGTATCCCAATGACGCGGCGGGAAAAACGCAGTCCCCTCCGGGTAAGTCCGACATGTCGTTTCAGACCTCGCTGGAACGCTATATTAATTTCGCCCGCCAGCATCAGTTAACGCCGGTATTGCTCACACCGACGACCCGAGTCCGTACAGCCGACGGCAAAATCGGCACGCCCGTCGTGCATAATCACTTTACGACGCAGAATGCCGAAGGCGGATACGCGTTCGTTGGCGACTACAGCCAAACCATTAAAAATACCGCCGCAGCCAATAAGGTCATTCTACTGGACATAGAACCGGCGACGATCGCGCTGGCTAATCAGGGAAATAGCAATCATTGGAAGCAGTACTGGCTGGCGGCCGATCCGGCGCATTACCCTTTCTACCGTAATCAGATCGGCAGTGCGGCTAAACCGGATCCCACGAACTTCCAGAAAAAAGGCGCCGTCGCCGTTTCAGGAATTATCGCGGAGGCGATCCGCAAGACGCCGGAGTTAAAAACGTTGGCGGACAAACTTATCGGCAGTGGCAAGAAATAA
- the glyA gene encoding serine hydroxymethyltransferase: protein MLKREMNIADYDAELWQAMQQEVVRQEEHIELIASENYTSPRVMQAQGSQLTNKYAEGYPGKRYYGGCEYVDVVEQLAIDRAKALFGADYANVQPHSGSQANFAVYTALLQPGDTILGMNLAHGGHLTHGSPVNLSGKLYNVIPYGIDESGKIDYDEMAELARTHKPKMIVGGFSAYSGVVDWAKMREIADSIGAYLFVDMAHVAGLIAADVYPSPIPHAHIVTTTTHKTLAGPRGGLILAKGGDEELYKKLNSAVFPGGQGGPLMHVIAGKAVALKEAMEPEFKTYQQQVAKNAKAMVEVFLSRGYNVVSGGTSNHLFLLDLVNKNITGKEADAALGRANITVNKNSVPNDPKSPFVTSGVRIGTPAATRRGFKEAEVRELAGWICDVLDNINDEAVIERTKQKVLDICARFPVYA from the coding sequence ATGTTAAAGCGTGAAATGAACATTGCCGATTATGATGCCGAGCTGTGGCAAGCAATGCAGCAAGAAGTCGTGCGTCAGGAAGAGCATATTGAACTGATTGCATCGGAAAACTATACCAGTCCGCGCGTTATGCAGGCGCAGGGTTCTCAGCTAACTAACAAATATGCTGAAGGTTATCCGGGAAAACGTTACTACGGCGGTTGCGAATACGTCGATGTGGTTGAACAACTGGCCATCGATCGCGCTAAGGCGCTGTTCGGCGCAGATTACGCTAATGTTCAGCCGCACTCTGGTTCTCAGGCTAACTTTGCAGTTTATACCGCACTGTTGCAGCCGGGCGATACCATTCTGGGTATGAATCTGGCGCACGGCGGTCACCTGACTCACGGCTCTCCGGTAAACCTGTCCGGTAAACTTTACAATGTCATCCCTTACGGTATCGACGAAAGCGGCAAGATCGATTACGACGAGATGGCGGAGCTGGCCCGTACCCATAAACCCAAAATGATTGTTGGCGGTTTCTCCGCCTATTCCGGCGTGGTGGATTGGGCGAAAATGCGCGAAATCGCGGATAGCATCGGCGCTTATCTGTTTGTCGATATGGCGCACGTCGCCGGTCTGATTGCGGCGGACGTTTATCCGTCCCCGATCCCGCATGCCCATATCGTGACGACGACGACGCACAAAACGCTGGCAGGTCCGCGCGGCGGTTTGATTCTGGCGAAAGGCGGCGACGAAGAGCTGTACAAGAAACTGAATTCCGCCGTCTTCCCGGGCGGACAGGGCGGCCCGCTGATGCACGTTATCGCGGGTAAAGCCGTCGCGCTGAAAGAAGCGATGGAGCCTGAATTCAAAACTTATCAACAGCAGGTAGCGAAAAACGCCAAAGCGATGGTTGAAGTGTTCCTGTCCCGCGGCTATAACGTGGTTTCCGGCGGAACGAGCAACCACCTGTTTTTACTGGATTTAGTGAACAAGAATATCACGGGTAAAGAGGCAGATGCCGCGTTGGGCCGCGCCAATATCACGGTTAACAAAAACAGCGTGCCAAACGATCCCAAGAGCCCGTTCGTTACTTCCGGCGTGCGTATCGGTACGCCTGCGGCGACCCGCCGCGGCTTTAAAGAAGCTGAAGTTCGCGAACTGGCCGGCTGGATCTGCGACGTGCTGGATAACATCAATGACGAAGCCGTTATTGAACGTACTAAGCAGAAAGTTCTGGATATCTGCGCCCGCTTCCCGGTTTACGCATAA
- a CDS encoding 3-phenylpropionate MFS transporter, with protein sequence MVLRSTRWLALSYFTYFFCYGVFLPFWGGWLKGEGLSAESIGLLLGVGLVARCVGSLAITPSVKDPSKLILALRILGLLTLALSVGFWLGNAWLWLMLVMIGFNLFFAPLVPLTDALAAIWQRQIVMDYGKVRVWGSIAFVIGSAATGELVAVWGHPAILAILSAGLIAMLLGMLFRPSVMPEAAEPAARSAAVTPWKTLFREPSVWRFLLCVSLLQGAHAAYYGFSVIYWQNAGYSAAIIGYLWSLGVVAEIIIFTFSQRLFRRWNAGNLLLLSAVCGVVRWALMGSTVALPWLIVIQILHCGTFTVCHLAAMRFIAARNDGEVLRLQAVYSALAMGGSIAVMTVVSGFLFEHLQSGTFWVMAMLAVPALFVRPSVSRRAA encoded by the coding sequence ATGGTATTGCGATCAACACGTTGGCTGGCGTTAAGCTACTTCACTTACTTTTTTTGTTATGGCGTTTTTCTGCCGTTCTGGGGCGGCTGGTTGAAAGGCGAGGGATTGTCCGCCGAATCCATCGGACTATTGCTGGGGGTTGGTCTGGTAGCCCGTTGCGTCGGCAGCCTGGCGATTACGCCCAGCGTGAAGGATCCATCGAAACTGATTCTGGCCTTGCGGATATTAGGGCTGCTGACGCTGGCGTTATCTGTCGGCTTTTGGTTAGGCAATGCCTGGCTGTGGCTCATGCTGGTGATGATCGGCTTTAATCTATTTTTTGCTCCGTTGGTGCCATTGACGGATGCCTTGGCGGCAATCTGGCAACGGCAAATCGTCATGGATTATGGCAAGGTTCGGGTCTGGGGATCGATCGCTTTTGTCATCGGTTCCGCCGCAACCGGCGAACTGGTGGCCGTCTGGGGGCATCCGGCGATTCTGGCGATCCTGAGCGCCGGGCTGATTGCCATGCTTCTGGGCATGTTGTTCCGACCCAGCGTGATGCCGGAAGCGGCCGAACCCGCAGCGCGGTCTGCGGCCGTAACGCCCTGGAAAACGCTATTTCGGGAGCCGTCGGTATGGCGTTTCCTGCTGTGTGTGTCCTTGCTGCAAGGGGCGCATGCGGCATATTACGGTTTCAGCGTAATTTATTGGCAGAACGCGGGATATTCCGCGGCGATTATCGGTTATCTCTGGTCGTTGGGCGTGGTGGCGGAAATCATCATTTTTACCTTTAGCCAGCGTTTATTCCGGCGCTGGAACGCCGGAAATCTATTACTGCTTTCCGCCGTTTGCGGGGTAGTGCGATGGGCGCTGATGGGGTCTACGGTGGCGCTTCCCTGGTTGATTGTGATACAGATATTGCACTGCGGAACCTTCACCGTTTGTCATCTGGCGGCGATGCGCTTTATTGCGGCCCGCAACGATGGCGAAGTCTTACGTTTGCAAGCCGTTTATTCAGCCTTGGCGATGGGCGGAAGCATTGCGGTGATGACGGTGGTTTCCGGCTTTCTGTTCGAACATTTACAGAGCGGAACCTTTTGGGTAATGGCGATGCTGGCCGTTCCGGCGCTGTTTGTGCGTCCTTCCGTCAGCCGGCGGGCTGCCTGA
- a CDS encoding DUF1007 family protein: MLYFNVLIRWCRRIMLLTAGIAVSGQPVFAHPHSFIDMQTTVESQNEQITGLRMQWTMDPITSADLLYDAGNAEKNSEIWKKLAAEVMANVLGQHYFTDIYRDDKPVKYAPMPTEYRLSRKGNQAVLEFVLPLAHPQSLAGKPLLISTYDPTYFVDMSYENDKAIKLAPALASRCKTTLMTPKPDTDLQSYALSLDKADAPDEDMELGKQFAQQVTLQCH; the protein is encoded by the coding sequence ATGCTATATTTTAATGTTTTGATTCGCTGGTGCAGACGTATCATGCTGTTGACGGCGGGCATAGCGGTTAGCGGCCAGCCGGTTTTCGCCCATCCGCATAGCTTTATTGATATGCAAACGACCGTCGAAAGCCAGAACGAACAGATTACCGGTTTGCGCATGCAGTGGACCATGGATCCCATCACGTCGGCCGATCTGCTTTACGATGCCGGCAACGCGGAAAAAAATTCCGAAATATGGAAGAAACTGGCTGCGGAAGTAATGGCGAATGTGTTGGGCCAGCACTATTTCACCGATATTTATCGGGATGATAAACCGGTGAAGTATGCGCCGATGCCGACGGAGTATCGTCTTTCCCGCAAAGGTAATCAGGCCGTGCTGGAGTTTGTATTGCCGCTGGCCCATCCGCAGTCATTGGCGGGGAAGCCGCTGCTGATCTCCACCTATGACCCAACCTATTTTGTCGATATGTCCTATGAGAATGATAAAGCGATAAAACTGGCTCCCGCGTTAGCCTCGCGTTGTAAAACCACGCTGATGACGCCAAAGCCTGATACTGATTTACAGTCTTACGCGCTGTCTCTGGATAAAGCCGATGCGCCGGATGAGGATATGGAACTTGGCAAGCAGTTTGCCCAGCAGGTGACGTTGCAATGTCATTGA
- a CDS encoding nickel/cobalt transporter codes for MSLNISDAVSQKSSVGRLIGLWPLWLFLLLLVLALHWVIAYWPQIVLQSAVWQKSLHQQMSRLLQMVAAEPHRAGLGLMAFSLVYGVLHAIGPGHGKVVIMTYLATHPSKLKSSLKLTCAASLVQGGMAVLLVTIVLGVLQLSSRTLHNSSFWMEKGSFILIAVLGALLCCRALQRLSATVRRRAKPVAILRLTPIGQHDAKFKIPVGVSAINSGHHADLRQHNGCGCGHRHLPSQEELNQDGNWRTRLMIVLSMGLRPCSGAILVLLFSKVIGVFLWGIASALVMALGTALTISTLALLVFYCRRMIERLGGKSTPSIWRRVAGSLLSLAGGLILLGSGILLYLSAQPAMMGGIRPFSG; via the coding sequence ATGTCATTGAATATAAGCGATGCCGTGAGTCAAAAATCATCCGTCGGCCGATTGATCGGGTTGTGGCCGCTGTGGCTGTTTTTACTTCTGCTGGTGCTGGCTTTACATTGGGTGATTGCCTATTGGCCGCAGATCGTATTGCAAAGCGCCGTCTGGCAGAAGTCGCTGCACCAGCAGATGTCGCGCTTGTTGCAGATGGTTGCGGCAGAACCGCATCGCGCCGGGCTGGGCCTGATGGCGTTTAGCCTGGTTTATGGCGTATTGCACGCCATCGGCCCCGGACATGGCAAAGTGGTCATTATGACCTACCTTGCCACTCATCCCTCGAAGTTGAAAAGCAGTCTTAAACTGACCTGCGCCGCATCGCTGGTTCAGGGGGGAATGGCTGTGCTGCTGGTTACGATCGTGCTGGGCGTTTTGCAGCTATCCAGCCGGACATTACACAACAGCAGCTTCTGGATGGAGAAGGGGAGCTTTATCCTGATCGCCGTGCTGGGAGCGCTACTCTGCTGCCGGGCGCTGCAACGGTTATCGGCCACTGTTCGTCGCAGAGCGAAACCTGTCGCCATTCTGCGTTTAACGCCGATCGGCCAGCATGATGCAAAATTCAAAATTCCTGTTGGCGTTAGCGCGATCAACAGCGGGCATCACGCTGATCTCCGTCAACATAACGGGTGTGGATGCGGCCATCGCCATCTTCCCAGTCAGGAGGAGCTTAATCAGGACGGCAACTGGCGCACGCGCTTGATGATCGTTTTGTCCATGGGATTGCGACCCTGCTCCGGGGCGATACTGGTATTGCTGTTTTCTAAAGTAATAGGCGTATTTCTTTGGGGGATCGCCTCTGCGCTGGTGATGGCATTAGGAACGGCGCTCACCATTTCTACGCTGGCGCTGCTGGTATTTTACTGCCGCCGGATGATCGAACGGTTGGGCGGTAAGAGTACGCCATCGATCTGGCGGCGCGTTGCCGGATCGCTGTTGTCGTTGGCCGGAGGGCTTATCTTGCTCGGCAGCGGCATTCTACTGTATTTGAGCGCACAGCCGGCGATGATGGGCGGCATTCGTCCTTTCTCCGGTTGA
- a CDS encoding ABC transporter ATP-binding protein: MSQQGLHISHFRTGYPKRQVIRDLSVPLLPRGKITVLLGPNGSGKSTLLRAMAGLNHSEGELWLDDSNLMQLPFAKRAEKVVYLPQSLPAGVHLHVLESIIVAQRASGGRHNAESQAEVMTLLKQLGIEHLALSYLDQLSGGQKQLVGLAQSLIRQPSLLLLDEPLSALDLNYQFHVMDLVRRETRKRDIITVVVVHDINIALRHGDHALMLQNGNLIADGAPADVISPASLATVYGVKGRIERCSQGIPQVIIDGLVNEPDS, from the coding sequence ATGAGCCAGCAAGGATTACACATTTCTCATTTCCGCACCGGCTATCCAAAACGGCAGGTAATTCGCGATCTGTCCGTACCTTTACTACCACGCGGCAAGATCACCGTCCTGCTTGGTCCCAACGGTAGCGGCAAGTCTACGCTGTTGCGGGCCATGGCCGGGCTGAACCACTCTGAGGGCGAACTGTGGCTGGATGACAGTAATCTGATGCAACTGCCGTTCGCCAAACGGGCGGAAAAAGTGGTTTACCTGCCGCAGTCGCTGCCGGCGGGCGTGCACCTGCACGTGCTCGAATCCATTATCGTCGCCCAACGGGCATCCGGCGGCCGCCATAACGCCGAAAGCCAGGCTGAAGTGATGACGCTGTTGAAACAGCTGGGTATTGAGCATCTGGCGTTAAGCTATCTCGATCAGCTTTCCGGCGGGCAAAAACAGCTGGTCGGGCTGGCGCAGTCGTTAATTCGCCAGCCTTCGCTGTTATTGCTGGATGAACCCCTGAGCGCGCTGGATTTGAACTATCAGTTTCATGTCATGGATCTGGTACGCAGAGAGACGCGCAAACGGGACATTATCACGGTGGTCGTGGTGCACGATATCAACATTGCGCTACGCCATGGCGATCACGCGCTGATGCTGCAAAACGGTAATTTGATCGCGGATGGCGCCCCCGCCGATGTGATCAGTCCGGCGAGTTTGGCGACGGTCTATGGCGTGAAAGGCCGAATTGAACGCTGTTCGCAGGGCATTCCGCAGGTGATTATCGACGGCCTGGTGAACGAACCGGATAGTTAA
- a CDS encoding FecCD family ABC transporter permease: MSVTTDSKIADTTRAAETLSGNGLSGNNVMSSYRHIIRRRVTAITLLIAAIIGSLLLDFTMGPSGLTLDVLWQTLMHPASADAGTRVIVWDIRLPYALMAIAVGLSLGLAGAEMQTILNNPLASPFTLGVSSAAAFGAALAIVLGIGIPGIPAQWFISANAFLFALLAALLLDGITRWTQVATSGVVLFGIALVFTFNALVSMLQFIANEDTLQGLVFWTMGSLARASWEKLGILLLILAAVMPLSLMSSWKLTALRLGEDRAVSFGINVRRLRLATLLRISILSAVSVAFVGPIGFIGLVAPHIARLIFGEDHRFYLPASALFGALVLSLASVASKNMIPGVIIPVGIVTSLVGVPFFLSIILRHRGSV; this comes from the coding sequence ATGAGCGTAACAACTGACTCGAAGATAGCCGACACGACTCGCGCAGCCGAAACGCTTTCCGGAAACGGCCTTTCCGGAAATAATGTGATGAGCAGCTATCGCCATATAATTCGCCGCCGGGTGACCGCCATCACGCTGTTGATTGCGGCAATCATCGGCTCTTTATTGCTGGATTTCACCATGGGTCCATCGGGACTGACGCTCGACGTGTTGTGGCAAACCCTGATGCATCCCGCCAGCGCCGATGCGGGCACCAGGGTGATCGTCTGGGATATTCGTCTGCCTTATGCCCTGATGGCGATAGCCGTCGGACTTTCACTCGGTCTGGCCGGCGCCGAGATGCAAACCATTCTGAATAACCCGCTGGCCAGCCCTTTTACGCTCGGGGTATCGTCCGCCGCCGCGTTTGGGGCCGCTCTCGCCATCGTGCTGGGTATCGGCATTCCCGGCATTCCGGCGCAGTGGTTCATCTCCGCCAACGCGTTTCTTTTCGCCCTGCTGGCCGCGCTGTTGCTGGACGGCATCACGCGCTGGACGCAGGTCGCCACGTCCGGCGTCGTGCTGTTTGGCATCGCGCTGGTGTTTACCTTTAACGCGCTGGTTTCCATGCTGCAGTTCATTGCGAACGAAGATACGCTGCAAGGATTGGTTTTCTGGACCATGGGCAGCCTGGCGCGGGCATCCTGGGAGAAACTGGGCATTCTGTTGCTTATTCTGGCTGCCGTGATGCCGCTATCGCTGATGAGCTCCTGGAAACTTACCGCATTGCGGCTGGGTGAAGATCGCGCCGTCAGCTTTGGCATTAACGTCCGGCGTCTGCGCCTGGCGACGCTGCTGCGCATCAGTATTCTCTCCGCGGTGTCGGTCGCCTTTGTCGGCCCCATCGGTTTTATCGGCCTGGTCGCGCCCCATATCGCCCGTCTGATATTCGGCGAAGATCACCGTTTCTATCTGCCCGCCAGCGCGCTGTTCGGAGCGCTGGTGCTGTCGCTCGCTTCCGTTGCTTCGAAAAATATGATCCCCGGCGTGATTATTCCCGTCGGGATCGTCACCTCGCTGGTTGGCGTACCGTTCTTTCTCAGCATCATTCTGCGCCATCGGGGGAGTGTATGA
- a CDS encoding ABC transporter substrate-binding protein encodes MHKEILCGLLLTTALTLPFTSHATQYPLAVTDMAGQKIEIGQEPKRIVLQDGRDIMSLALLDRDNPFQRLVAWNNQPRKSDKATWALMKDKWPEADAIMDMGLGDMGEVELESVLSKQPDLMIAQLRSKPTLAGNGVIDKLKALNIPVVFVDYEVNPVQNTAPSIDLLGKVLNKEENAKAYTDFYRQHLAAIQKQTAALPAKANVFVEAWAGRSDSCCFSHAHNGWGGLVEAVGARNIGSDLLPGANGYVSLEKLISMKPDVYVMTGAKRGNNSGGGSVNPLPFGLGADEKSIDEQAGVLLNRTGVNQIPAVRQKRAYGIYHQFYNNPFNIIGMEYLAKAIYPQQFSALDPDENYRYVMRHFTALPGSDFIYFWKPSE; translated from the coding sequence ATGCACAAGGAAATACTGTGTGGTCTTTTGCTGACCACCGCGCTAACCCTCCCCTTCACCAGCCACGCCACGCAATATCCGCTTGCCGTTACCGATATGGCCGGACAAAAAATCGAAATCGGACAGGAGCCCAAGCGCATCGTTCTGCAGGATGGCCGCGATATCATGTCGCTGGCGCTGCTCGACAGAGATAACCCGTTTCAGCGTCTGGTTGCCTGGAATAACCAGCCGAGAAAATCGGATAAAGCGACCTGGGCGCTGATGAAGGATAAATGGCCGGAAGCCGACGCTATTATGGATATGGGCCTTGGCGACATGGGAGAAGTTGAGCTGGAAAGCGTGCTGTCAAAACAACCGGACCTGATGATCGCCCAGTTGCGCTCTAAACCGACCCTGGCGGGCAACGGCGTTATCGACAAGCTGAAAGCGCTTAACATCCCGGTGGTATTCGTGGATTATGAGGTTAACCCTGTCCAAAACACCGCCCCCAGTATTGATCTGCTGGGAAAAGTGTTAAACAAGGAAGAGAATGCCAAAGCCTACACCGATTTTTATCGCCAGCACCTCGCGGCGATACAGAAACAGACGGCGGCGCTGCCGGCCAAGGCTAACGTCTTTGTCGAAGCCTGGGCCGGGCGTTCGGACTCCTGCTGCTTCAGCCACGCCCATAACGGCTGGGGCGGGCTGGTGGAAGCGGTCGGGGCGCGGAATATCGGCTCCGATTTGCTGCCCGGCGCTAACGGGTATGTCTCATTAGAGAAACTCATCAGCATGAAACCCGATGTTTACGTCATGACCGGCGCCAAACGGGGTAATAACAGCGGCGGCGGCAGCGTTAATCCGTTGCCGTTTGGTCTCGGCGCCGACGAAAAAAGCATTGATGAGCAGGCCGGCGTATTGCTAAATCGCACCGGGGTTAACCAAATTCCGGCCGTTAGGCAAAAACGGGCATACGGAATCTATCACCAGTTCTATAATAACCCGTTCAATATTATTGGCATGGAATATCTGGCAAAAGCGATTTATCCGCAGCAATTTTCTGCGCTCGACCCGGATGAGAACTACCGTTATGTCATGCGTCATTTCACTGCTTTGCCCGGCAGCGATTTCATCTATTTTTGGAAACCGTCTGAGTAA